A DNA window from Aquarana catesbeiana isolate 2022-GZ linkage group LG01, ASM4218655v1, whole genome shotgun sequence contains the following coding sequences:
- the DRG1 gene encoding developmentally-regulated GTP-binding protein 1 → MSGTLAKIAEIEAEMARTQKNKATAHHLGLLKARLAKLRRDLITPKGGGGGGPGEGFDVAKTGDARIGFVGFPSVGKSTLLSNLAGVYSEVAAYEFTTLTTVPGVVRYKGAKIQLLDLPGIIEGAKDGKGRGRQVIAVARTCNLILIVLDVLKPLGHKKIIENELEGFGIRLNKQPPNIGFKKKDKGGINLTATCTQSELDLETVKSILAEYKIHNADITLRSDATADDLIDVVEGNRVFIPCIYVLNKIDQISLEELDVIYKVPHCVPISAHHRWNFDDLLEKIWDYLKLVRIYTKPKGQLPDYTSPVVLPDSHTTVDDFCTKIHKNIMKDFKYALVWGASVKHNPQKVGKDHVLEDEDVIQIVKK, encoded by the exons ATGGCCCGGACTCAAAAGAATAAAGCTACGGCACACCACCTTGGGTTGCTGAAAGCTCGTCTAGCTAAACTCCGACGAGATCTGATCACCCCcaaaggaggtggaggaggaggtccTGGCGAAG GTTTTGATGTTGCCAAGACTGGCGATGCTCGAATAGGGTTTGTAGGATTCCCTTCTGTAGGCAAATCAACGCTTCTCAGTAACTTGGCTGGCGTTTATTCTGAAGTGGCAGCCTACGAGTTCACTACGCTGACCACAGTTCCTGGAGTTGTGAGGTACAAGGGAGCCAAGATTCAG CTACTCGATCTCCCTGGAATTATTGAAGGAGCTAAGGATGGTAAAGGCAGAGGCAGACAGGTCATTGCAG tgGCACGCACTTGCAATTTAATCCTCATTGTCTTGGATGTGTTGAAGCCACTGGGGCATAAAAAGATCATTGAGAATGAACTGGAGGGTTTTGGTATCAGACTAAACAAGCAGCCACCAAACATTGGGTTCAAGAAGAAGGACAAAGGTGGCATAAATCTTACAGCGACG tgtACTCAGAGTGAGTTGGACCTTGAGACTGTAAAGAGCATCTTGGCAGAGTATAAAATCCACAACGCAGATATTACGCTACGCAGTGATGCCACAGCTGATGACTTGATAGATGTAGTTGAGGGAAACAG GGTTTTTATTCCTTGCATCTATGTGCTAAATAAAATTGACCAGATTTCCTTGGAAGAGCTAGATGTCATTTACAAAGTGCCACACTGTGTCCCAATTTCTGCCCATCATCGCTGGAATTTTGATGATCTTTTGGAAAAAATTTGGGATTACCTGAAGCTGGTGCGAAT ttaCACAAAGCCAAAGGGACAGTTACCTGACTATACTTCTCCGGTTGTCCTTCCTGACTCTCACACAACAGTGGATGATTTCTGCAccaaaattcacaaaaacattATGAAAGATTTCAAATA TGCCTTAGTATGGGGAGCCTCTGTCAAGCACAACCCACAGAAAGTCGGTAAAGATCATGTTCTAGAAGATGAGGATGTTATTCAGATTGTGAAGAAATAA